Proteins encoded together in one Mycobacterium simiae window:
- the folC gene encoding bifunctional tetrahydrofolate synthase/dihydrofolate synthase: MTDSPDWLDHPGGAASAAPTPDEIASLLQVEHVLDQRWPETKIEPSLTRISALMDLLGSPQLGYPSIHVAGTNGKTSVVRMIDALLTALHRRTGRTTSPHLQSAVERIAIDGKPISPAQYVATYREIEPFVQMIDAQSQAAGGPAMSKFEVLVAMAFAAFADAPVEVAVVEVGMGGRWDATNVINAPVAVITPIGVDHVDYLGTDIAGIAGEKAGIITTAPDGAPDTVAVIARQAPEAMEVLLAQTVQSDAAVAREDSEFAVMGRQVAIGGQVLQLQGLGGVYSDIYLPLHGEHQAHNAAVALAAVEAFFGAGAQRQLDVEAVRAGFAAVTSPGRLERMRSAPTVFIDAAHNPAGATALAETLNSEFDFRYLVGVLSVMADKDVDGILAALEPAFHSVVVTHNGSPRALDVESLALAAEQRFGPDRVLTAANLRDAIDVATALVDDAASEGLDGSDGNGGEFSGTGMVITGSVVTAGAARTLFGRDPQ, from the coding sequence ATGACCGACTCGCCGGACTGGCTCGACCATCCTGGGGGAGCCGCCAGTGCGGCCCCGACGCCGGACGAGATCGCGTCCCTGCTGCAGGTCGAGCATGTGCTCGATCAGCGTTGGCCGGAAACGAAAATCGAACCGAGCCTGACCCGCATCAGCGCCCTGATGGACTTACTCGGCTCACCCCAGCTGGGTTATCCGTCGATACACGTCGCGGGCACTAACGGCAAAACCTCGGTGGTGCGGATGATCGATGCGCTGCTGACCGCACTGCACCGGCGTACCGGACGCACCACCAGTCCACATCTGCAGTCGGCCGTGGAACGCATCGCAATCGACGGAAAGCCGATCAGCCCAGCGCAATACGTGGCCACCTACCGCGAGATCGAACCGTTCGTGCAGATGATCGACGCGCAGTCGCAAGCCGCCGGTGGTCCGGCGATGAGCAAGTTCGAGGTCCTGGTCGCGATGGCGTTCGCGGCGTTCGCCGACGCGCCGGTCGAGGTCGCCGTGGTCGAGGTGGGCATGGGCGGTCGTTGGGATGCCACTAACGTGATCAACGCGCCGGTCGCGGTCATCACCCCAATCGGTGTCGACCATGTCGACTATCTCGGCACGGACATCGCCGGGATAGCCGGCGAGAAAGCCGGCATCATCACCACGGCCCCCGACGGCGCCCCCGACACCGTCGCGGTGATCGCCCGGCAGGCGCCCGAAGCCATGGAAGTACTTCTAGCGCAGACTGTTCAGTCCGATGCGGCGGTGGCCCGGGAGGACTCCGAGTTCGCGGTGATGGGCCGTCAGGTTGCGATCGGCGGGCAGGTGCTGCAGTTGCAGGGCCTCGGTGGGGTGTACTCCGACATCTACCTGCCGCTGCACGGCGAGCATCAGGCGCACAATGCCGCGGTCGCGCTGGCGGCGGTCGAGGCGTTCTTCGGTGCCGGAGCGCAGCGCCAGCTCGATGTCGAGGCGGTGCGCGCCGGTTTCGCGGCCGTCACCAGCCCCGGACGCCTTGAGCGGATGCGCAGTGCCCCAACGGTTTTTATTGACGCTGCACACAACCCGGCCGGTGCGACCGCGCTGGCGGAGACGCTGAACAGTGAATTCGACTTCCGCTACCTCGTCGGGGTCCTTAGCGTGATGGCCGACAAGGACGTCGACGGCATCCTCGCGGCCCTGGAACCGGCCTTTCATTCGGTCGTGGTGACCCACAACGGGTCACCACGAGCGTTGGACGTCGAGTCGCTGGCGCTGGCCGCCGAGCAACGGTTCGGACCTGACCGCGTGCTGACCGCCGCAAACCTGCGGGACGCCATCGACGTGGCCACCGCGCTAGTCGACGACGCGGCCTCGGAAGGGTTGGACGGCTCGGATGGTAATGGCGGTGAGTTCTCCGGTACCGGAATGGTGATCACCGGATCGGTCGTCACCGCCGGGGCCGCGCGCACGTTGTTTGGTCGTGATCCGCAGTGA
- a CDS encoding DUF4233 domain-containing protein, with protein MAATLILEAVVVLLAIPVVGEVGGGLNGASLGYLIGLAALLILLCGVQGRPWAIWVNLGVQGIVVAGFAVYPGVGFIGVLFGGLWLLIVYFRAEVRRRQQHE; from the coding sequence ATGGCCGCGACGCTGATCCTGGAGGCCGTCGTGGTGCTGCTGGCGATACCGGTGGTCGGCGAGGTCGGCGGCGGCCTCAACGGCGCCTCACTGGGTTATCTGATCGGGCTGGCCGCGCTGTTGATCCTGCTGTGCGGGGTGCAGGGCAGGCCCTGGGCGATTTGGGTCAACCTCGGCGTTCAGGGCATCGTCGTGGCCGGATTCGCGGTCTATCCCGGGGTCGGCTTCATCGGCGTGCTGTTCGGCGGATTATGGCTGCTGATTGTGTACTTCCGCGCCGAGGTCCGGCGCCGCCAGCAGCACGAGTAA
- the ndk gene encoding nucleoside-diphosphate kinase, which translates to MTERTLVLIKPDGVERRLIGEIISRIERKGLTIAGLELRHVSTELASQHYAEHDGKPFFGSLLDFITSGPVVAAIVEGPRAIAAFRQLAGGTDPVEKAVPGTIRGDFGLETQFNLVHGSDSIDSAKREIALWFPGA; encoded by the coding sequence GTGACGGAACGGACCTTGGTACTGATCAAGCCCGACGGCGTCGAGCGCCGCCTGATCGGGGAGATCATCAGCCGAATCGAGCGCAAGGGACTCACGATCGCGGGGCTCGAGCTGCGCCATGTCAGCACGGAGCTGGCCAGCCAGCACTACGCCGAGCACGACGGCAAACCATTTTTCGGGTCGCTGCTCGACTTCATCACGTCGGGACCGGTCGTCGCGGCAATCGTGGAGGGGCCGCGGGCGATCGCGGCGTTTCGGCAGCTCGCGGGGGGTACCGACCCGGTGGAGAAGGCCGTACCCGGCACTATTCGGGGCGATTTCGGTCTGGAAACACAATTCAATCTGGTGCACGGATCAGACTCGATCGACTCAGCAAAGCGCGAAATCGCGCTATGGTTTCCCGGCGCTTAG